Proteins from a single region of Pseudodesulfovibrio portus:
- a CDS encoding tyrosine-type recombinase/integrase, translated as MLTALFGGNLVVSWRLAQEAEVRKKWFSTDKYPGIRWQQHPKRKHGVRFDRHFGYRFMFQGKRYEGFLGWETEGWSELKAHTKKELYLENVKKGHGPTSPIEEAEQSREAIQAEKRKDISFETYFNNRYLPEARTRKKPHTIRTEEQHLRDWLSPQLNGKPMRSITPDDIEQIKLAVLDKGRTLRTAQHVLAVFRLVWNHARKRRIVETDSPTRAIEIGKINNERTRFLKPEEAQKLLETVKGLDEGAYELTLAALYTGARLGELTSLTWSAIDIQEKSITLLHTKTGKPRALPMANPLFEILKTKNEGAPEDLVFTNSKGERWREAPWGFRQAIKDLKFNEGRSDKREWICFHSLRHTAASMMMTAGVDVRTIQTHFGWSTLAMLQRYTHAMDESKRAAVNSLEKALAKRPTGKVIQGSWGAKHNG; from the coding sequence TTGCTTACCGCACTATTTGGTGGTAATTTGGTGGTCAGCTGGAGATTAGCCCAGGAGGCCGAAGTGAGAAAGAAATGGTTCTCGACAGATAAATACCCCGGAATCAGATGGCAGCAGCATCCAAAGCGCAAGCATGGTGTCCGCTTCGATCGTCATTTTGGCTATCGGTTCATGTTCCAAGGGAAAAGGTATGAAGGATTTCTTGGCTGGGAAACAGAAGGCTGGAGTGAACTGAAGGCCCACACAAAGAAAGAACTCTACCTTGAGAACGTCAAGAAAGGACACGGACCCACGAGCCCTATTGAAGAGGCGGAACAGTCCCGCGAAGCCATTCAGGCTGAAAAACGCAAAGACATCTCTTTTGAAACTTACTTCAACAACCGCTATCTTCCTGAGGCTCGCACCCGAAAAAAGCCACACACTATTAGGACAGAGGAACAACACCTCAGAGACTGGCTCTCTCCCCAACTGAATGGGAAGCCCATGCGTTCCATCACGCCAGACGATATCGAACAAATCAAACTCGCCGTACTAGACAAGGGACGTACCCTCCGAACTGCCCAACATGTCCTGGCAGTTTTTCGGCTCGTGTGGAATCACGCCCGCAAAAGAAGGATCGTTGAAACAGACAGCCCTACCCGTGCAATTGAAATTGGCAAGATCAACAACGAACGAACCCGCTTTCTCAAACCAGAAGAAGCACAAAAGCTGCTGGAGACTGTGAAGGGTCTTGATGAAGGCGCATATGAACTGACTTTGGCAGCCCTATACACCGGCGCCAGGCTCGGAGAACTCACCAGCCTGACGTGGAGCGCAATCGATATTCAAGAAAAATCCATTACGCTTCTGCATACGAAAACAGGCAAACCCCGAGCCCTTCCTATGGCCAACCCCTTATTTGAGATACTCAAAACAAAAAATGAGGGCGCTCCTGAAGATCTCGTATTCACGAACTCTAAGGGAGAAAGATGGCGAGAAGCTCCATGGGGCTTCAGGCAAGCGATCAAGGATCTCAAATTCAACGAAGGCCGGTCAGACAAACGGGAATGGATTTGTTTCCATAGCCTCAGACATACCGCAGCATCCATGATGATGACTGCAGGTGTAGACGTGAGGACCATCCAAACCCACTTCGGATGGTCAACTCTCGCCATGCTCCAACGATACACGCATGCGATGGATGAATCTAAACGTGCGGCGGTTAATTCACTGGAAAAGGCATTGGCAAAGCGACCCACCGGGAAGGTCATTCAGGGAAGCTGGGGAGCAAAACACAACGGCTAA